In one window of Syngnathus typhle isolate RoL2023-S1 ecotype Sweden linkage group LG7, RoL_Styp_1.0, whole genome shotgun sequence DNA:
- the LOC133156492 gene encoding nuclear pore complex protein Nup160-like: MAATLGESFIEVGAFEQEAVQRFREVEIKFASAPPTGAVKFPDSAGAFHYADGGDKMHSITSNRFISWSTSGDAVQLVEHSLNGNLLNNAVRLRFGNCQVVPGGVAMVETLNNVVLLVATNQSVHRMLLPHPKPVYRNDAVTELHIQSVLTDVIKLNLDDSCCSAAIPAPLTPAGGAAGVSAVWLTQHGDANYALASPAGGVVVVTQPAKARQGECFVSELKTSWVMRRLSGWIPSAMRGEQSDDVASLAVRELDDDSLVLAVCQDHKLRMWSFRDQTCVLETDMLGYMPVAWKGGGRWSGAGHRLRLTSCSASGLCLAVYLAVPHRRQFVVLQLLPADTNRYSVERISLLFCTQETLVDFVLTSADIWALWLDDNDNAVVKCINFEHNVSGQWNQVFVQPRPEEEVLIGMDQDPRETYLDVIFSPLRFTAAAIVKALQIFRRGADILPDASWEGLRKEVTLAVENKLQSSVTEFEFSQDEYRHLQVEFWSKFYACCLQYQEVLATPLAISVSPHSHMACLIKKGFLSFLLPCFAVDQLYLSSDDQFLTEDDMPFVDEADKAALMSCLHVLRDGVSLEMAHDMESALQHGESPERSAKLVLEKMLAQDNMIEDIQNKLQDVCNLTAAVLGLLKEVDLETDLDFGDGPLFPGESMSVRVSASQLYSSTTAVSLMCQALSHVSATRTLLCRDVLLLLKLCLWLGEHVLPGGASQLLRIQYELIPLASQLLSSYFVLKHFSRSAGVQVADDAVDANLQHLSALHLSDAPALTGSTAAASHQSAVEMFYQSCGHKLAIRHLFSRMADGIAVTWNDSMAIILQALAQLLWPSNSTFHFPECLMANCQYTHLQDYVRLIGSWCQVNVGSSRFMLAQCYLANGEGHKALRCFQEAASEVEKEDFLMKLSGVEDERAAACSPTLRYYNKVLRLLEDVGLPELVIQLATLALAEAVYDVSSQAALWTRIFKHHLDLGHNNEAYEALVQNPDSSMQLDCLRQLVVVLCERAQLHDLVHFSYVNLHDEVVGIIESRARGVDLLTHNYYELLYAFHINRHNYRKAGTVMLELAMRLGREVCSVRGLKKQVNCFLAAINCLRLIRPEYAWMVLPVPESERPGASPKRNSDGDVVSPPVKRQVHILELRDLEKEFMIATCRLALAQHHPQAATVAGGAGPHELVRLLLDAGLFMCARQLCNVFKLPLAPLFDALTFRCIKLQFGGEEAQNEAWLWLAANQLSSVVNTKESSAVDEAWRLLFWFLSEFPSSDGLHHRQVLVKLLSHGVPPPDWLVKFYKEVNAAALLRVFLNFDLLDEAAELVIEYIDALLGRGHQYFGIKTPLSARNPSVWLPYTPIDQLMAALKDTRSKQGLYERLVDKLADYHKMVAKATRIMLATR; the protein is encoded by the exons ATGGCGGCGACGCTGGGAGAAAGCTTCATCGAGGTCGGCGCATTTGAACAGGAAGCTGTCCAGCGGTTCCGAGAAGTCGAAATCAAGTTTG CTTCAGCACCTCCCACAGGAGCTGTAAAATTTCCAGATTCCGCCGGAGCCTTCCACTATGCCGACGGCGGCGACAAAATGCACTCCATCACCAGCAACAGATTCATCTCATG GAGCACGTCGGGCGACGCGGTGCAGTTGGTGGAGCACTCATTGAACGGCAACCTGTTAAACAACGCCGTGCGGCTGCGCTTTGGCAACTGCCAGGTGGTGCCAGGGGGCGTGGCCATGGTCGAGACCCTCAACAACGTGGTCCTCCTGGTTGCCACCAATCAGAGCGTTCATAGGATGCTGCTGCCGCACCCAAAGCCCGTGTATCGCAAC GACGCAGTGACGGAGCTCCACATACAGTCAGTGCTGACGGACGTGATCAAGCTAAACCTGGACGACTCCTGCTGCAGCGCTGCCATCCCCGCCCCGCTCACCCCCGCCGGCGGTGCCGCAGGGGTGAGCGCCGTGTGGCTCACGCAGCACGGAGACGCCAACTACGCCTTGGCCTCACCTGCAGGGGGCGTCGTGGTTGTCACACAGCCCGCGAAGGCGCGGCAAG GCGAGTGCTTTGTGTCGGAGCTGAAGACAAGTTGGGTGATGCGGCGTCTGTCAGGGTGGATCCCGAGCGCCATGCGCGGCGAGCAGAGCGACGACGTGGCAAGCTTGGCGGTGCGAGAGCTGGACGACGACTCGCTGGTCTTGGCCGTGTGCCAGGACCATAAACTGCGCATGTGGTCCTTTCGG GATCAGACGTGTGTGCTGGAGACGGACATGTTGGGGTACATGCCGGTGGCGTGGAAGGGTGGCGGGCGGTGGTCAGGCGCGGGCCACCGCCTGCGCCTGACCTCTTGCTCCGCCTCGGGCCTGTGCCTGGCCGTGTACCTGGCGGTGCCCCACAGACGGCAGTTTGTGGTACTGCAGCTGCTGCCGGCCGACACCAACCGCTACAGCGTGGAGCGCATCTCCTTGCTCTTCTGCACTCAG GAGACGCTGGTAGACTTTGTGCTGACCTCCGCCGACATTTGGGCCCTGTGGCTGGACGACAACGACAACGCCGTCGTCAAATGCATCAACTTTGAACA TAACGTGTCGGGTCAGTGGAATCAGGTCTTTGTTCAGCCTCGCCCGGAGGAGGAAGTCCTCATCGGCATGGATCAGGACCCCCGA GAGACCTACTTGGACGTCATCTTCTCGCCGCTTCGCTTCACGGCGGCGGCCATCGTCAAAGCCCTGCAG ATCTTTCGGCGAGGCGCCGACATCCTCCCCGACGCCTCGTGGGAAGGACTGAGGAAGGAAGTCACGCTGGCCGTGGAGAACAAG CTCCAGAGCAGCGTGACGGAGTTTGAGTTCTCCCAGGACGAATATCGCCACCTTCAGGTGGAATTTTGGTCCAAGTTTTACGCGTGCTGTCTTCAGTACCAGGAGGTTCTGGCCACGCCGCTCGCCATCAGTGTCAGTCCTCACAGTCACATGGCGTGCCTGATCAAGAAG GGTTTCCTTTCCTTCCTGTTGCCTTGTTTCGCCGTTGACCAGCTCTACCTGTCCTCCGACGACCAATTCCTGACTGAAGACGACATGCCTTTCGTCGACG AGGCGGACAAGGCCGCGCTGATGTCGTGTTTGCATGTGCTGAGGGACGGCGTGTCCTTGGAGATGGCGCACGACATGGAGAGCGCGCTCCAACACGGAGAGTCGCCGGAGAGGAGCGCCAAGCTGGTTCTGGAAAAAATGCTGGCGCAGGACAA CATGATCGAGGACATCCAGAACAAACTGCAAGATGTTTGCAACCTGACGGCGGCCGTGTTGGGTCTTCTCAAAGAGGTGGATCTAGAGACGGACTTGGACTTTGGAGATGGTCCACTTTTCCCGG gcgAAAGCATGAGCGTGCGTGTGAGCGCGTCTCAGTTATACTCGAGCACCACCGCCGTGTCGCTGATGTGTCAAGCGCTGAGTCATGTGAGCGCCACGCGGACGCTCCTCTGCAGGGACGTGCTGCTCCTCCTCAAACTCTGCCTATGGCTCGGCGAACAC GTGTTGCCAGGCGGAGCGTCTCAGCTACTCCGGATCCAATATGAATTGATCCCGCTGGCGTCTCAACTATTGTCCTCCTATTTCGTGCTCAAGCACTTCAGTCGAAGCGCCGGCGTGCAGGTCGCCGATGACGCCGT AGACGCCAACCTGCAGCACCTCAGCGCCTTACACCTCAGCGACGCCCCTGCGCTCACCGGCAGCACTGCAG CGGCCAGTCACCAGTCGGCGGTGGAGATGTTCTACCAGAGTTGCGGCCACAAGCTGGCCATCCGACACCTCTTCTCCCGGATGGCAGACGGCATCGCCGTCACCTGGAACGACTCGATGGCCATCATCCTACAGGCGCTCGCTCAGCTGCT CTGGCCCAGCAATTCCACCTTCCACTTCCCAGAATGCCTGATGGCCAACTGTCAGTACACTCACCTGCAG GACTACGTGCGTCTGATTGGTTCCTGGTGTCAAGTGAACGTCGGCTCCTCCCGCTTCATGTTAGCTCAATGCTACCTTGCCAACGGCGAGGGTCACAAG GCCTTGCGGTGCTTCCAGGAAGCCGCCTCTGAGGTGGAAAAGGAAGACTTTCTCATGAAATTGTCGGGTGTCGAAGACGAGCGGGCCGCCGCCTGCTCGCCCACCTTGCGCTACTATAACAAG GTGCTGCGTCTGCTGGAGGATGTCGGGCTACCAGAACTTGTGATCCAGTTAGCCACCTTAGCGTTAGCCGAGGCCGTCTATGATGTCAGCAGTCAG GCGGCCTTGTGGACCAGAATCTTCAAGCATCATTTGGACCTGGGACACAACAACGAAGCTTATGAGGCTTTGGTCCAGAACCCGGACTCCAGCAT gCAGCTGGACTGTCTCCGTCAGCTGGTGGTGGTTCTGTGCGAGCGAGCTCAGCTGCACGACCTGGTCCACTTCTCCTACGTCAATTTGCACGATGAG GTGGTCGGAATCATCGAATCGCGGGCGAGAGGCGTCGACCTTCTCACACACAACTACTACGAACTCCTCTACGCCTTTCACATCAACAGACACAACTACAGGAAAG CGGGCACGGTGATGCTGGAGCTGGCCATGCGTTTGGGTCGCGAGGTGTGTTCGGTGCGTGGGCTGAAGAAACAGGTGAACTGCTTCCTGGCCGCCATCAACTGTCTGCGCCTCATCCGGCCTGAGTACGCGTGGATGGTTCTGCCCGTCCCGGAG tCTGAGCGTCCGGGAGCGTCACCCAAACGAAACTCGGACGGTGATGTTGTGAGCCCCCCAG TTAAGCGTCAAGTACATATTTTGGAGCTGCGCGACCTGGAGAAAGAATTCATGATTGCCACCTGTCGACTGGCACTAGCGCAACATCACCCGCAGGCGGCCACCGTCGCAG GCGGCGCCGGTCCGCACGAACTGGTGCGCCTCCTGCTGGACGCCGGGCTCTTCATGTGCGCCCGGCAGCTGTGCAACGTCTTCAAGCTGCCGCTAGCGCCGCTCTTTGACGCGCTGACCTTCAG GTGCATCAAGCTTCAGTTTGGTGGCGAGGAGGCTCAAAACGAGGCCTGGCTGTGGTTGGCCGCCAATCAGCTCTCGTCCGTGGTCAACACCAAAGAGTCCAG tgccgTAGACGAGGCATGGCGCCTCCTGTTCTGGTTCCTTTCAGAGTTCCCGTCATCCGACGGCCTTCACCACCGCCAAGTTCTGGTCAAACTGCTGTCACACGGCGTGCCGCCACCCGATTGGCTGGTCAAGTTCTACAAA GAGGTGAATGCAGCAGCATTGCTGCGTGTCTTTTTGAACTTTGACCTGCTGGATGAAGCAGCCGAACTGGTGATTGAGTACATTGACGCTCTGCTGGGACGCGGACACCAATACTTTGGCATCAAG ACGCCGCTGTCGGCGCGCAATCCGAGCGTGTGGCTGCCATACACGCCCATTGATCAGCTGATGGCGGCACTCAAGGACACGAGGAGCAAACAAGGC CTTTACGAGCGACTTGTGGACAAACTGGCCGACTACCACAAGATGGTGGCGAAAGCCACCAGGATAATGCTGGCCACTCGTTAA